Proteins encoded by one window of Nisaea sediminum:
- a CDS encoding alpha/beta hydrolase fold domain-containing protein translates to MSETDNYSIDPQMAKAIERMVEIAAEENLGPVPLDPTPREARVRMEAERAWWNQELPEMAEVREETIAGPHGPIRVRLLYPDVPRPAPVLVYFHGGGWVVGSLETHHRAMRYLALKSGCAVAAVDYRLAPEHKFPVPLEDCVAAIDHVRAHGAGWGLDPEKLAVGGDSAGANLALGAALSLRDRGDSPIRSLTLFYGCFDRDLEDESHTLFGDGSFGLSTASMRWYWNHYLKDDADATNPYACPLKADLAGLPPTQLYPAGLDPLRDDSVHMKARMEAAGVPVEYKLYPGVCHAFINLTRMVDQAHELIDDATGAIRRNLDLR, encoded by the coding sequence ATGAGCGAGACCGACAATTATTCCATCGACCCGCAGATGGCGAAGGCCATCGAGCGCATGGTCGAAATCGCTGCCGAGGAAAATCTCGGTCCCGTCCCGCTCGACCCGACCCCGCGGGAAGCCCGCGTCCGGATGGAGGCCGAACGCGCCTGGTGGAACCAGGAACTGCCCGAGATGGCCGAGGTCCGCGAAGAGACGATCGCGGGACCGCACGGGCCGATCCGGGTACGGCTGCTCTATCCCGACGTCCCGCGCCCGGCGCCGGTTCTAGTTTATTTTCACGGCGGCGGCTGGGTCGTCGGCTCGCTCGAGACCCATCACCGGGCGATGCGCTATCTCGCGCTGAAGAGCGGCTGCGCCGTCGCCGCGGTCGATTACCGCCTCGCGCCGGAGCACAAGTTCCCGGTGCCGCTGGAGGATTGCGTTGCCGCCATCGATCATGTGCGCGCGCACGGTGCCGGCTGGGGCCTCGATCCGGAAAAGCTCGCGGTCGGCGGCGACAGCGCGGGGGCCAATCTCGCGCTCGGCGCGGCGCTCTCGCTACGCGACCGGGGCGACAGCCCGATCCGCTCTCTCACCCTGTTCTATGGCTGCTTCGACCGGGACCTTGAGGACGAGTCCCACACGCTTTTCGGCGACGGCTCTTTCGGCCTCTCCACCGCCTCGATGCGCTGGTACTGGAACCATTACCTGAAGGACGATGCGGACGCGACGAACCCCTATGCCTGCCCTCTGAAAGCCGATCTTGCGGGCCTGCCGCCGACCCAGCTCTATCCCGCAGGCCTCGACCCGCTCAGAGACGACTCCGTCCACATGAAGGCGCGCATGGAGGCGGCCGGCGTGCCGGTCGAATACAAGCTCTATCCCGGCGTCTGCCACGCCTTCATCAATCTGACCCGCATGGTCGACCAGGCGCACGAGCTGATCGACGACGCGACCGGCGCGATCCGGCGCAATCTGGATCTGCGGTAA
- a CDS encoding VOC family protein, with amino-acid sequence MLKLDHLTVIAPTLVEGVSHVRDCLDVDVPFGARHEYMGTYNHRLQLGDGVYLEIVAVDPGGVKPERPRWFGLDDPEKIREDWTEGRRLRGWVASTEDIRSVVSSPSRRAIFGDEVALPPGNPSFAFSIPEDGSLPLDGAAPSIIDRRGAPEAMKQIPDLGARLLSFTLEHPDTSIIKTLYRELAVDRPPSVVPGPKIRYRAQIETPTGVKELT; translated from the coding sequence ATGCTGAAGCTTGACCACCTCACCGTCATCGCGCCGACCCTGGTCGAAGGGGTCTCGCACGTCCGCGACTGTCTCGATGTCGACGTCCCGTTCGGCGCCCGCCACGAGTATATGGGCACCTACAATCACCGGCTCCAGCTCGGAGACGGGGTCTATCTCGAGATCGTCGCGGTCGACCCGGGCGGGGTCAAGCCGGAGCGTCCGCGCTGGTTCGGTCTCGACGATCCGGAAAAGATCAGGGAGGACTGGACCGAGGGGCGGCGCCTGCGCGGCTGGGTCGCCAGCACGGAGGATATTAGGTCCGTCGTGTCGAGCCCGAGCCGTCGCGCGATCTTCGGCGACGAGGTTGCGCTTCCGCCCGGGAATCCGTCCTTCGCCTTCTCCATCCCGGAGGACGGCTCGCTCCCTCTCGACGGCGCTGCGCCGTCGATCATCGACCGCAGGGGCGCGCCCGAAGCGATGAAGCAGATTCCGGATCTGGGCGCGCGGCTCCTGTCGTTCACCCTGGAGCATCCGGATACCTCGATCATAAAGACGCTGTATCGCGAACTCGCCGTCGACCGTCCGCCGTCGGTCGTCCCCGGGCCGAAGATCCGCTATCGGGCGCAGATCGAGACGCCGACGGGGGTGAAGGAACTGACCTGA
- a CDS encoding MFS transporter, with protein MSLSERLTGVTLRENIPITLVGLGHGAIHWTAATFYLLLPPLSMALGLSYTETGALVSVFHVSSFAANFFSGPLIDISGRKVLFQILSVAIGALALAGIGMAASFLAIAGLVAVIGVTANLWHPPAISFLSGRYPKNRGYALSIHGLGASTGDTIAPLAAGALIAALGWQQAAEVSALPVLAVAAILAVGLLRYETVRPKTGAAHGVGLGEYLSGLKRVVADRAILGLCLMSGFRSMTQQGLLAFLPLYLAHDMGSGPVMIGLAMAAMQVGGVIATPVAGIWSDRAGRRTVVLAGLGASTLIIASLTFLGSETAFIAGISMLGFVLFAVRPVVHSWMMDLTPPHLGGSATSLMFGTQSGFAMIMPLAGGMLADAYGLVSVFYMLAGSILMTNLITLRLPKDRASAEA; from the coding sequence ATGTCCCTTTCCGAGCGCCTGACCGGCGTCACCCTCAGGGAGAACATTCCGATCACGCTGGTCGGGCTCGGCCATGGCGCGATCCACTGGACGGCCGCGACCTTCTACCTGCTGCTGCCACCGCTCTCGATGGCGCTCGGGCTCAGCTACACGGAGACCGGCGCGCTGGTCAGCGTGTTCCATGTCAGCTCCTTCGCCGCCAATTTCTTCAGCGGGCCGCTGATCGACATTTCCGGGCGCAAGGTGTTGTTCCAGATCCTCTCCGTCGCAATCGGCGCGCTGGCGCTCGCCGGGATCGGCATGGCCGCGAGTTTCCTCGCCATCGCGGGGCTGGTCGCGGTGATCGGCGTCACCGCCAATCTCTGGCACCCGCCGGCGATCTCCTTCCTCTCCGGGCGCTATCCGAAGAACCGCGGCTACGCGCTCTCGATCCACGGGCTCGGCGCCAGCACGGGCGACACGATCGCCCCGCTCGCGGCGGGCGCGCTGATCGCGGCGCTCGGCTGGCAGCAGGCTGCGGAAGTGTCGGCGCTCCCGGTGCTCGCAGTCGCGGCGATCCTCGCGGTCGGGCTGCTGCGCTACGAGACCGTGCGGCCGAAGACCGGGGCGGCGCACGGGGTCGGGCTCGGCGAATATCTCTCCGGGCTGAAGCGCGTCGTCGCCGACCGCGCAATCCTCGGGCTCTGCCTGATGAGCGGCTTCCGCTCGATGACCCAGCAGGGCCTGCTCGCCTTCCTGCCGCTCTATCTCGCGCATGACATGGGATCGGGCCCGGTGATGATCGGCCTCGCCATGGCGGCGATGCAGGTCGGCGGGGTGATCGCGACGCCGGTCGCCGGGATCTGGTCGGACCGCGCGGGACGGCGCACCGTGGTGCTGGCCGGGCTCGGCGCCTCGACGCTGATCATCGCCAGCCTCACCTTCCTCGGCAGCGAGACCGCCTTCATCGCCGGCATCTCCATGCTCGGCTTCGTGCTCTTCGCGGTCCGGCCGGTCGTCCACAGCTGGATGATGGACCTGACCCCGCCCCATCTCGGCGGCTCGGCGACGAGCCTGATGTTCGGCACGCAGAGCGGCTTCGCGATGATCATGCCGCTCGCCGGCGGCATGCTCGCGGACGCCTACGGGCTGGTCTCGGTGTTCTACATGCTGGCGGGCTCGATCCTGATGACCAACCTGATCACGCTCCGCCTGCCGAAGGACCGGGCGTCGGCCGAGGCCTGA